In Mycobacterium tuberculosis H37Rv, a single window of DNA contains:
- the htpG gene encoding chaperone protein HtpG (heat shock protein (HSP90 family protein) (high temperature protein G)) gives MNAHVEQLEFQAEARQLLDLMVHSVYSNKDAFLRELISNASDALDKLRIEALRNKDLEVDTSDLHIEIDADKAARTLTVRDNGIGMAREEVVDLIGTLAKSGTAELRAQLREAKNAAASEELIGQFGIGFYSSFMVADKVQLLTRKAGESAATRWESSGEGTYTIESVEDAPQGTSVTLHLKPEDAEDDLHDYTSEWKIRNLVKKYSDFIAWPIRMDVERRTPASQEEGGEGGEETVTIETETLNSMKALWARPKEEVSEQEYKEFYKHVAHAWDDPLEIIAMKAEGTFEYQALLFIPSHAPFDLFDRDAHVGIQLYVKRVFIMGDCDQLMPEYLRFVKGVVDAQDMSLNVSREILQQDRQIKAIRRRLTKKVLSTIKDVQSSRPEDYRTFWTQFGRVLKEGLLSDIDNRETLLGISSFVSTYSEEEPTTLAEYVERMKDGQQQIFYATGETRQQLLKSPHLEAFKAKGYEVLLLTDPVDEVWVGMVPEFDGKPLQSVAKGEVDLSSEEDTSEAEREERQKEFADLLTWLQETLSDHVKEVRLSTRLTESPACLITDAFGMTPALARIYRASGQEVPVGKRILELNPSHPLVTGLRQAHQDRADDAEKSLAETAELLYGTALLAEGGALEDPARFAELLAERLARTL, from the coding sequence ATGAACGCCCATGTCGAGCAGTTGGAGTTTCAGGCGGAGGCCCGGCAACTGCTGGATTTGATGGTCCACTCGGTCTACTCCAATAAGGACGCGTTTCTGCGGGAGTTGATCTCGAATGCCTCCGATGCGCTAGACAAGCTGCGGATTGAGGCGCTGCGGAACAAGGACCTGGAGGTCGACACCTCCGATCTGCACATCGAGATCGACGCAGACAAAGCTGCAAGGACTCTTACCGTTCGTGACAACGGCATCGGGATGGCGCGCGAGGAGGTGGTGGATCTGATTGGCACGCTGGCCAAGTCGGGCACCGCCGAGCTGCGCGCACAGCTGCGTGAGGCCAAGAACGCGGCCGCCTCCGAGGAACTGATCGGTCAGTTCGGCATCGGCTTCTACTCGTCGTTCATGGTGGCCGACAAGGTCCAACTGCTTACCCGCAAGGCTGGCGAGAGCGCGGCCACCAGATGGGAGTCCAGCGGTGAGGGCACCTACACCATCGAGTCCGTCGAGGATGCCCCCCAGGGCACGTCGGTCACCCTGCACCTCAAGCCGGAAGACGCCGAGGACGACCTGCACGACTACACCTCGGAATGGAAGATCCGTAACCTGGTCAAGAAATACTCCGACTTCATCGCCTGGCCCATCCGGATGGACGTCGAGCGCCGCACCCCAGCCTCCCAGGAAGAAGGGGGGGAAGGCGGCGAGGAGACCGTCACCATCGAAACCGAAACCCTCAACTCGATGAAGGCGCTGTGGGCGAGGCCCAAAGAAGAGGTGTCTGAGCAGGAGTACAAGGAGTTCTACAAACACGTCGCGCACGCCTGGGACGACCCGCTCGAGATCATCGCGATGAAGGCCGAGGGCACCTTCGAGTACCAGGCCCTGCTGTTCATCCCGTCTCATGCCCCGTTCGATCTGTTCGACCGGGACGCCCACGTCGGTATCCAGCTCTACGTCAAGCGGGTGTTCATCATGGGCGACTGCGACCAGCTCATGCCCGAGTACTTGCGTTTTGTCAAGGGTGTGGTCGACGCGCAGGACATGTCGCTCAACGTTTCTCGCGAAATCCTGCAGCAGGACCGGCAGATCAAGGCCATCCGCCGGCGGCTGACCAAGAAGGTGCTGTCCACGATCAAGGACGTGCAGTCCAGCCGGCCGGAGGACTACCGCACGTTCTGGACACAGTTCGGCAGGGTCCTCAAAGAGGGACTGCTGTCAGACATCGATAACCGGGAGACCCTGCTCGGTATTTCTTCGTTTGTCTCCACGTACAGCGAGGAGGAACCCACCACGCTGGCCGAATACGTCGAGCGCATGAAGGACGGTCAGCAACAGATCTTCTACGCCACCGGCGAGACGCGCCAACAACTGCTGAAGTCACCGCACCTGGAGGCGTTTAAGGCCAAGGGGTACGAAGTGCTGCTGCTCACCGACCCGGTCGACGAGGTCTGGGTGGGAATGGTGCCGGAGTTCGACGGCAAACCGCTGCAGTCGGTTGCCAAGGGCGAGGTGGACTTGAGTTCCGAAGAGGACACCAGCGAGGCCGAGCGCGAGGAGCGGCAGAAGGAATTTGCCGACCTGCTGACCTGGTTGCAGGAGACGTTGAGCGATCACGTCAAGGAGGTGCGGCTGTCCACCCGCCTGACCGAGTCACCGGCCTGTCTGATCACCGATGCCTTCGGGATGACACCCGCGCTCGCGCGCATCTACCGGGCTTCCGGCCAGGAGGTTCCGGTCGGCAAGCGGATACTTGAGCTCAACCCGAGCCATCCGTTGGTGACCGGCCTGCGCCAAGCCCACCAGGACCGCGCAGACGATGCCGAGAAATCATTGGCCGAAACCGCGGAATTACTTTACGGCACAGCGCTTCTCGCCGAAGGCGGCGCACTCGAGGATCCGGCGAGGTTCGCCGAGCTGCTGGCCGAACGTCTCGCGCGTACCTTGTAG
- a CDS encoding metallo-hydrolase gives MVATRGRPCPTNFSRPQRPRVAGNGTKSQRCRGRLTTSMLGVAPEAKGPPVKVHHLNCGTMNAFGIALLCHVLLVETDDGLVLVDTGFGIQDCLDPGRVGLFRHVLRPAFLQAETAARQIEQLGYRTSDVRHIVLTHFDFDHIGGIADFPEAHLHVTAAEARGAIHAPSLRERLRYRRGQWAHGPKLVEHGPDGEPWRGFASAKPLDSIGTGVVLVPMPGHTRGHAAVAVDAGHRWVLHCGDAFYHRGTLDGRFRVPFVMRAEEKLLSYNRNQLRDNQARIVELHRRHDPDLLIVCAHDPDLYQLARDTA, from the coding sequence ATGGTAGCGACCCGCGGCCGCCCGTGCCCGACCAATTTTTCCAGGCCGCAGCGGCCCCGAGTGGCCGGCAATGGCACAAAGTCCCAGCGGTGTCGCGGTAGGTTGACGACCAGTATGTTAGGTGTCGCCCCCGAAGCGAAGGGACCGCCGGTGAAGGTCCACCACCTCAACTGCGGCACCATGAATGCATTTGGCATCGCTCTGTTATGCCACGTTCTGCTCGTCGAGACCGACGATGGATTGGTGCTGGTGGACACCGGCTTCGGTATCCAGGACTGCCTTGACCCCGGCCGGGTAGGTCTATTCCGTCATGTCCTGCGGCCGGCATTCTTGCAGGCCGAAACCGCGGCCCGCCAGATCGAACAGCTCGGCTACCGCACGTCCGACGTTCGACACATTGTGCTCACCCACTTCGACTTCGACCACATCGGCGGGATCGCCGACTTCCCCGAGGCTCACCTCCACGTCACCGCCGCCGAAGCCCGCGGTGCCATCCACGCCCCTTCGCTCCGCGAGCGACTGCGATATCGACGCGGACAGTGGGCCCACGGCCCGAAGCTGGTGGAGCACGGTCCCGACGGGGAACCCTGGCGCGGATTCGCATCGGCCAAACCCCTCGATTCCATCGGCACCGGTGTCGTTCTGGTGCCGATGCCCGGTCACACCCGCGGGCACGCCGCGGTAGCTGTCGATGCCGGTCACCGCTGGGTTTTGCACTGCGGCGACGCCTTCTATCATCGCGGCACCCTCGATGGCCGGTTCCGGGTGCCCTTCGTGATGCGGGCCGAGGAAAAGCTGTTGTCGTATAACCGCAACCAACTGCGCGACAACCAGGCCCGAATCGTCGAACTCCATCGACGCCACGACCCGGATCTACTCATCGTCTGCGCACACGATCCCGACCTCTATCAGCTTGCTCGCGATACGGCCTAG
- the cut2 gene encoding cutinase gives MNDLLTRRLLTMGAAAAMLAAVLLLTPITVPAGYPGAVAPATAACPDAEVVFARGRFEPPGIGTVGNAFVSALRSKVNKNVGVYAVKYPADNQIDVGANDMSAHIQSMANSCPNTRLVPGGYSLGAAVTDVVLAVPTQMWGFTNPLPPGSDEHIAAVALFGNGSQWVGPITNFSPAYNDRTIELCHGDDPVCHPADPNTWEANWPQHLAGAYVSSGMVNQAADFVAGKLQ, from the coding sequence GTGAATGATTTACTGACCCGCCGACTGCTCACCATGGGCGCGGCCGCCGCAATGCTGGCCGCGGTGCTTCTGCTTACTCCCATCACCGTTCCCGCCGGCTACCCCGGTGCCGTTGCACCGGCCACTGCAGCCTGCCCCGACGCCGAAGTGGTGTTCGCCCGCGGCCGCTTCGAACCGCCCGGGATTGGCACGGTCGGCAACGCATTCGTCAGCGCGCTGCGCTCGAAGGTCAACAAGAATGTCGGGGTCTACGCGGTGAAATACCCCGCCGACAATCAGATCGATGTGGGCGCCAACGACATGAGCGCCCACATTCAGAGCATGGCCAACAGCTGTCCGAATACCCGCCTGGTGCCCGGCGGTTACTCGCTGGGCGCGGCCGTCACCGACGTGGTACTCGCGGTGCCCACCCAGATGTGGGGCTTCACCAATCCCCTGCCTCCCGGCAGTGATGAGCACATCGCCGCGGTCGCGCTGTTCGGCAATGGCAGTCAGTGGGTCGGCCCCATCACCAACTTCAGCCCCGCCTACAACGATCGGACCATCGAGTTGTGTCACGGCGACGACCCCGTCTGCCACCCTGCCGACCCCAACACCTGGGAGGCCAACTGGCCCCAGCACCTCGCCGGGGCCTATGTCTCGTCGGGCATGGTCAACCAGGCGGCTGACTTCGTTGCCGGAAAGCTGCAATAG
- a CDS encoding hypothetical protein (This region is a possible MT-complex-specific genomic island (See Becq et al., 2007 PMID:17545187).) — MHAKVGDYLVVKGTTTERHDQHAEIIEVRSADGSPPYVVRWLVNGHETTVYPGSDAVVVTATEHAEAEKRAAARAGHAAT, encoded by the coding sequence ATGCACGCAAAAGTCGGCGACTACCTCGTGGTGAAGGGCACAACCACGGAACGGCATGATCAACATGCTGAGATCATCGAGGTGCGCTCCGCAGACGGCTCGCCGCCATACGTGGTGCGTTGGCTGGTAAACGGGCACGAGACAACGGTGTACCCCGGGTCGGACGCGGTCGTCGTCACCGCCACCGAGCACGCGGAGGCCGAAAAGCGCGCTGCCGCGCGGGCCGGGCACGCGGCGACATAG
- a CDS encoding antibiotic-resistance protein (This region is a possible MT-complex-specific genomic island (See Becq et al., 2007 PMID:17545187).), which produces MTAPEPRVPVIDMWAPFVPSAEVIDDLREGFPVELLSYFEVFTKTTISAEQFGAYAESLRRTDDQILDSLDDAGITRSLITGFDERSTCGVTFVHNASVAAVAARYPDRFLPFAGADILAGDSAVDEFERWVVEHGFRGLSLRPFMIGRPASDPAYFPCYAKCVELGVPVSIHTSADWTRTRLSDLGHPRHIDDVACRFPELTILMSHGGYPWVLQACLIAWKHPNVYLELAAHRPKYFASPGAGWEPLMRFGQTTIRNKIVYGTGGFLINRPYLQLCDEMRALPVPREVLEDWLWRNATRVLRLDT; this is translated from the coding sequence ATGACCGCGCCCGAACCGCGGGTGCCGGTCATCGATATGTGGGCACCGTTCGTTCCGTCCGCCGAGGTCATTGACGATCTTCGGGAAGGATTTCCCGTCGAGCTGCTGTCGTATTTCGAGGTCTTCACCAAGACGACGATCAGCGCCGAGCAGTTCGGTGCCTACGCGGAGTCGCTACGCAGGACAGACGACCAAATACTGGACTCCCTGGACGACGCCGGGATTACCCGCAGTCTGATCACGGGATTCGATGAACGGTCCACGTGTGGTGTCACCTTTGTCCACAATGCCTCGGTGGCCGCCGTCGCGGCCCGCTATCCAGATCGGTTCCTACCCTTCGCCGGTGCCGACATCCTGGCCGGCGACTCGGCAGTCGACGAGTTCGAGCGCTGGGTGGTCGAGCACGGTTTCCGCGGGTTGAGCTTGCGTCCGTTCATGATTGGACGGCCCGCATCCGACCCCGCCTACTTCCCTTGCTACGCCAAATGCGTCGAGCTTGGTGTGCCCGTTTCCATCCACACCTCCGCCGATTGGACTCGGACACGGCTCAGCGATCTCGGCCATCCCCGCCACATCGACGACGTTGCCTGCCGCTTCCCTGAGTTAACGATCCTGATGAGCCACGGCGGCTACCCGTGGGTGCTGCAGGCATGCCTGATCGCCTGGAAACACCCGAACGTCTACCTGGAATTGGCCGCGCACCGTCCCAAGTACTTCGCTTCACCGGGCGCTGGATGGGAGCCGCTGATGCGGTTTGGGCAGACAACAATCCGCAACAAGATCGTTTACGGTACCGGCGGATTTCTCATCAACCGCCCTTACCTGCAATTGTGCGACGAGATGCGTGCGCTGCCGGTCCCCCGGGAAGTCCTGGAGGACTGGCTATGGCGTAACGCCACACGTGTGCTGCGGCTCGACACGTGA
- a CDS encoding hypothetical protein (This region is a possible MT-complex-specific genomic island (See Becq et al., 2007 PMID:17545187).) has product MSHDIATEEADDGALDRCVLCDLTGKRVDVKEATCTGRPATTFEQAFAVERDAGFDDFLHGPVGPRSTP; this is encoded by the coding sequence ATGAGCCACGACATTGCTACCGAGGAAGCCGACGACGGCGCGCTGGACCGTTGTGTCCTGTGCGACCTCACCGGGAAGCGAGTCGATGTCAAGGAGGCGACGTGCACCGGCCGCCCCGCCACGACGTTCGAGCAGGCATTCGCCGTGGAGCGCGATGCCGGATTCGATGACTTCCTGCACGGTCCGGTTGGCCCGCGGAGCACCCCATGA
- a CDS encoding hypothetical protein (This region is a possible MT-complex-specific genomic island (See Becq et al., 2007 PMID:17545187).), with protein sequence MTQTLRLTALDEMFITDDIDIVPSVQIEARVSGRFDLDRLAAALRAAVAKHALARARLGRASLTARTLYWEVPDRADHLAVEITDEPVGEVRSRFYARAPELHRSPVFAVAVVRETVGDRLLLNFHHAAFDGMGGLRLLLSLARAYAGEPDEVGGPPIEEARNLKGVAGSRDLFDVLIRARGLAKPAIDRKRTTRVAPDGGSPDGPRFVFAPLTIESDEMATAVARRPEGATVNDLAMAALALTILQWNRTHDVPAADSVSVNMPVNFRPTAWSTEVISNFASYLAIVLRVDEVTDLEKATAIVAGITGPLKQSGAAGWVVDLLEGGKVLPAMLKRQLQLLLPLVEDRFVESVCLSNLGRVDVPAFGGEAGDTTEVWFSPTAAMSVMPIGVGLVGFGGTLRAMFRGDGRTIGGEALGRFAALYRDTLLT encoded by the coding sequence ATGACCCAAACGCTGCGCCTTACCGCGCTGGACGAGATGTTCATCACCGATGACATTGACATCGTTCCTTCGGTGCAGATCGAGGCGCGGGTGTCCGGTCGTTTCGACCTCGACCGGCTTGCCGCTGCCCTGCGCGCCGCCGTCGCCAAGCACGCCCTGGCTCGGGCGCGGCTTGGCCGCGCCAGCCTAACCGCACGGACGCTGTATTGGGAGGTACCCGACCGCGCGGATCACCTCGCCGTGGAGATCACCGATGAACCCGTCGGTGAAGTTCGCAGTCGCTTTTATGCGCGGGCTCCCGAACTGCACCGAAGCCCGGTCTTTGCCGTCGCGGTGGTACGCGAGACCGTGGGCGACCGCCTCCTGCTCAACTTCCACCACGCGGCCTTCGACGGCATGGGCGGGCTGCGTCTGTTGCTCTCACTGGCCCGGGCCTATGCGGGCGAGCCTGACGAGGTCGGTGGCCCTCCGATCGAGGAAGCCCGCAACCTTAAAGGCGTCGCCGGCTCCCGCGACCTGTTCGACGTCCTGATCCGCGCCCGCGGCCTGGCAAAACCGGCCATCGACCGGAAGCGGACCACCCGGGTCGCCCCGGATGGCGGCTCGCCCGACGGGCCGCGCTTCGTGTTCGCCCCACTCACCATCGAGAGCGACGAGATGGCAACCGCGGTTGCTCGTCGACCCGAGGGGGCGACGGTGAACGACCTGGCGATGGCCGCGCTGGCGTTGACGATCCTGCAGTGGAACCGCACACACGATGTCCCAGCCGCCGATTCCGTGTCGGTGAACATGCCGGTGAACTTCCGGCCGACCGCGTGGTCGACCGAGGTCATCTCGAACTTTGCCAGCTACCTGGCGATCGTGCTGCGGGTCGACGAGGTGACCGATCTCGAGAAGGCGACCGCCATCGTCGCCGGGATCACCGGACCATTGAAGCAATCCGGCGCCGCCGGGTGGGTCGTGGATCTGCTCGAAGGGGGAAAGGTGTTGCCGGCGATGCTCAAGCGCCAACTTCAGCTGCTTCTCCCCTTGGTCGAAGATCGGTTCGTCGAAAGCGTCTGTCTGTCCAACCTGGGCCGCGTCGACGTCCCCGCTTTCGGGGGCGAGGCCGGGGACACCACTGAGGTGTGGTTCAGTCCGACGGCGGCCATGAGCGTCATGCCGATCGGGGTTGGCCTCGTCGGCTTCGGAGGAACGCTGCGCGCCATGTTCCGCGGCGACGGGCGAACCATCGGCGGCGAGGCGCTGGGCCGCTTCGCCGCACTGTATCGCGACACACTGCTGACCTGA
- a CDS encoding hypothetical protein (This region is a possible MT-complex-specific genomic island (See Becq et al., 2007 PMID:17545187).) yields the protein MSLKRCRALPVVAIVALVASGVIMFIWSQQRRLIYFPSAGPVPSASSVLPAGRDVVVETQDGMRLGGWYFPHTSGGSGPAVLVCNGNAGDRSMRAELAVALHGLGLSVLLFDYRGYGGNPGRPSEQGLAADARAAQEWLSGQSDVDPARIAYFGESLGAAVAVGLAVQRPPAALVLRSPFTSLAEVGAVHYPWLPLRRLLLDHYPSIERIASVHAPVLVIAGGSDDIVPATLSERLVAAAAEPKRYVVVPGVGHNDPELLDGRVMLDAIRRFLTETAVLGQ from the coding sequence ATGTCGCTAAAGAGGTGTCGCGCGTTGCCGGTGGTCGCTATCGTCGCGCTGGTGGCATCGGGCGTGATTATGTTCATCTGGTCGCAGCAGCGTCGGCTAATCTACTTCCCGTCTGCGGGTCCGGTGCCATCGGCTTCCTCCGTTTTGCCCGCCGGCCGCGATGTCGTGGTCGAAACACAAGATGGAATGCGCTTGGGTGGCTGGTACTTCCCGCATACTTCGGGCGGTAGTGGGCCCGCGGTGCTGGTGTGCAATGGCAACGCCGGCGACCGGTCGATGCGTGCGGAGCTGGCTGTCGCGCTGCATGGCCTGGGCCTGTCGGTGTTGCTGTTTGACTATCGCGGCTACGGCGGTAACCCGGGTCGGCCGTCTGAGCAGGGCCTGGCCGCCGACGCTCGGGCCGCGCAGGAGTGGCTGTCCGGCCAGTCCGACGTCGACCCCGCGCGCATTGCCTATTTCGGCGAATCCCTCGGCGCGGCGGTGGCGGTCGGGCTGGCCGTGCAACGGCCGCCGGCGGCACTCGTGCTGAGATCTCCGTTCACGTCGCTGGCCGAGGTCGGCGCGGTGCACTACCCGTGGCTGCCGCTGCGCCGGTTGCTGCTGGACCACTACCCGTCGATCGAGCGCATCGCCTCTGTACACGCGCCGGTGCTGGTCATCGCGGGCGGCAGCGACGACATCGTCCCCGCTACGCTTAGTGAGCGGCTGGTCGCAGCGGCCGCCGAGCCTAAGCGATACGTGGTGGTTCCCGGTGTGGGTCACAACGACCCGGAACTACTCGATGGGCGGGTGATGCTCGATGCGATCCGGCGCTTCTTGACGGAGACGGCGGTGCTCGGACAGTGA
- a CDS encoding hypothetical protein (This region is a possible MT-complex-specific genomic island (See Becq et al., 2007 PMID:17545187).), whose product MAFVDLRYPWCRGDGWISPPVVAVALGWAMRRKPFSRFNEYVGSASNTCWFARALELRTLLIR is encoded by the coding sequence GTGGCATTTGTTGATCTTCGCTATCCGTGGTGTCGTGGTGACGGTTGGATTTCTCCTCCCGTGGTGGCAGTGGCGCTGGGCTGGGCGATGCGCCGCAAGCCTTTCTCAAGGTTCAACGAATATGTTGGATCGGCGAGCAATACGTGTTGGTTTGCCAGAGCACTGGAACTGCGCACTCTGCTGATCCGCTAG